The Chaetodon trifascialis isolate fChaTrf1 chromosome 17, fChaTrf1.hap1, whole genome shotgun sequence genome has a segment encoding these proteins:
- the LOC139345400 gene encoding glutathione S-transferase A-like produces the protein MAKDMTLLWGSGSPPCWRVMIALEEKNLKDYNQKLLSFEKMEHKSQEVLAINPRGQLPSFKHGDIVVNESYAACFYLESQFKSQGNKLIPDSQAEQALMYQRMFEGFPFYEKLNAVIYYEWFVPEAERHDSALKRNKEALTVELKLWEGYLQKLGPNSHLAGASFSLADVTVFPTVATLFRFGLSPERYPNLGGYYNLLKDRPSIKASWPPHWLENLQGQDTLKDI, from the exons ATGGCCAAGGACATGACTCTGCTCTGGGGCTCCGGCTCTCCTCCCTGCTGGAGGGTCATGATCGCTCTGGAGGAGAAGAACCTGAAGGACTACAACCAGAAACTGCTCTCCTTTGAGAAAATGGAGCACAAGTCCCAAGAAGTGTTAGCTATAAACCCCAGAGGACAG ctTCCCTCCTTCAAACACGGAGACATCGTCGTGAATGAATCTTACGCAGCCTGTTTTTATCTGGAG AGTCAGTTCAAGTCCCAGGGAAACAAACTGATCCCAGACAGCCAGGCCGAGCAAGCACTGATGTACCAGCGCATGTTTGAGGGTTTCCCCTTCTACGAAAAACTCA atgCAGTTATCTACTACGAGTGGTTCGTCCCTGAAGCAGAGAGGCACGACTCGGCTCTGAAGAGGAACAAGGAAGCTCTGACCGTTGAGCTCAAGCTCTGGGAGGGTTACCTGCAGAAG CTGGGCCCGAACTCCCACCTGGCAGGTGCGTCCTTCTCGCTGGCAGATGTGACCGTTTTTCCAACTGTTGCTACCCTTTTCAGATTTGG GTTGTCTCCTGAGCGTTACCCTAATCTGGGGGGGTACTACAATCTGCTGAAGGATCGACCCAGCATCAAAGCCAGCTGGCCTCCTCACTGGCTGGAAAACCTTCAGGGGCAAGACACACTCAAAGACATCTGA
- the LOC139345677 gene encoding glutathione S-transferase A-like — protein sequence MAKSMSLLWGAGSPPCWRVMITLEEKKLQGYKRKLLSFEKEEHKSQEVLEINPRGQLPAFKHGDNILNESCAVCLYLENQFKSQGTRLIPDSPTEQALMYQRMMEGLTFYEKLNSIIYHEWFVPEEERHDSAVKRNREGLTTELKLWEGYLQEVAAGSYLAGAFSLADVIVFPNIAYAFRFGLSVGRYPKLAKYYSLLKNRPSIKASWPPHWLASPQGDEILKDL from the exons ATGGCTAAGTCAATGAGTTTGCTGTGGGGGGCTGGATCCCCTCCCTGCTGGCGGGTCATGATCACCCTGGAGGAAAAGAAGCTGCAGGGCTACAAGCGCAAGCTGCTGTCTTTTgagaaagaggagcacaaatccCAGGAAGTCTTGGAAATCAATCCAAGAGGACAG CTCCCTGCCTTCAAACATGGAGACAACATACTGAATGAGTCCTGTGCAGTATGTTTGTACCTGGAG AATCAGTTCAAGTCCCAGGGCACCAGGCTGATTCCTGACAGCCCCACGGAACAAGCACTGATGTACCAGCGCATGATGGAGGGTCTCACCTTCTACGAAAAACTCA ATTCAATCATCTACCATGAGTGGTTTGTCCCTGAAGAGGAGAGACATGATTCTGCTGTGAAGAGAAACAGGGAAGGTCTGACCACTGAGCTCAAACTCTGGGAGGGTTACCTGCAGGAG GTGGCTGCAGGCTCATACCTGGCGGGGGCCTTCTCCTTGGCTGATGTGATCGTCTTTCCAAACATTGCTTATGCTTTTCGTTTTGG GCTGTCTGTTGGACGTTACCCCAAACTGGCCAAATATTACAGCCTGTTGAAGAACAGACCCAGCATTAAAGCCAGCTGGCCCCCACACTGGCTGGCCAGCCCACAGGGCGATGAGATCCTGAAGGATCTCTGA
- the fhod3a gene encoding FH1/FH2 domain-containing protein 3 produces the protein MATFVCRVQFLDDTDPFNSTNFPEPTRPPLYTFREDIPLINQLAGVHRLLKAPHKLDDCTLQLSHNGTYLDLESSLAEQRDELEGFQQDDTGSRGKKHSVILRTQLTVRVHACIERLYNSNGRDLRRALFSLKQIFQDDKDLVHEFVIAEGLTCLIKVGAEADQNYQNYILRALGQIMLYVDGMNGVIGHAETIQWLYTLVGSKFRLVVKTALKLLLVFVEYAESNTPLLIEAITFVDNKRGCKPWSNTMEILHEKDGVDTELLVYAMTLINKTLAALPDQDSFYDMVDGLEEQGMETVSQRHLGRKGTDLDLVEQLNIYEMTLRHEDGDDDSQPPPMGRRDRRRVSLGGGDKKRGLERRRSRRASLGRSGHASPCSPASPQRAGFQPFSGQRAEDMSESPATHLPSIAHRSTLQSITITSRKENIKEEERSSRTEPPSAPTLCSPSTPTSSLPISSPLSPPAQPSLLASLLARKRSIVTVPATKEISPPLRGSSRPSPDRLPYLPHSPFHLFSYDLDEEPSPPPPARPSEEPPKTTSPRNGGVMSYSSLSTPSTPTSSRPALGGLLSSSYRQHQESLAAERERRRVEREERLQRIEREERNKHSRDYVDKMEEARLAREERYKNVERLAAEEYERDRVRVSRTRPDLNLTFEPSEAWPSSSRSSTPSSFASQEDAEADLEARTPATPYTPSETGEADDSSASVETEDKEAAAEEEEEQREEEVQEEAVAEKEEEGEECGQEPEKEKEEAEEDSGILSDKERQNEEVNEKDNCSASSISSASSTLEREEKGSNENGFKEEEEVNEQCSKLLNSKLFMLDMLYSQNKKPSDEEEEEEDAEKEKEKEQEKEEGEGEDKETREDADTQLGEEQKSHNKADNSDHRGTIRPFAERFGDLIKDLVSPHPHLECPANEPPPPQPKKESDTIWDQLLASPRELRIGDINFTDLTDDDDKDILDAVLMGGCGDLPPPPPPPPFIPRLPPPPPMLGSCPPPPPLIGIMRPPPPPFLNASVPVPPPPEPPLFNKKKKTIRLFWSEVHPTDSQYMHYKRSGDSLWSKLEPVKLDTAKLEHLFESKSKEIPVTKKTAADGKRQEIIVLDSKRSNAINIGLTVLPPPRTIKTAILNFDEYALNKEGIEKILTMIPTEEEKQKIQEAQLANPDIPLGSAEQFLLTLSSISELSARLQLWAFKMDYEATEKEVAEPLQDLKEGMEQLEKNKTLRYILSTLLSIGNFLNGTNAKGFEMTYLEKVPEVKDTVHKQSLLHHACSVVVENFPQSTDLYSEIGAITRSAKVDFDQLQENLCQMERRCKASWDHLKVIAKHEMKPQLKQKMSDFLKDCAERIIILKIVHRRIINRFHSFLLFLGHPAYSVREISVHRFSKILSEFALEYRTTRDRVLQQKQKRADHRERNKTRGKMIMDVNAPSDDEEESECGRYGSSSNTSAPSGSQESEQPQGLGHSEDAAEHEHMKAVLRTSLSGGDKEASGVPGLRTRTRSRPGRGGRSMQAWTPPVEDTQICGDDAADEIMERIVRSATQGPGTRAQPRERRRSRANRKSLRRTLKNGLTPEEALALGLTDSPDT, from the exons aaagGCTATATAACTCCAACGGGCGTGACTTGAGAAGGGCACTGTTCTCTCTAAAGCAAATTtttcag GATGACAAAGATCTGGTCCATGAGTTTGTGATAGCTGAAGGTCTGACGTGTCTCATCAAGGTGGGGGCAGAAGCTGACCAGAACTACCAGAACTACATATTGAGAG ctctgGGGCAGATCATGCTGTATGTCGATGGGATGAATGGTGTGATCGGGCACGCCGAGACAATCCAGTGGCTGTACACTCTGGTTGGCTCAAAG ttCCGTCTGGTGGTGAAAACAGCTCTGAAGCTGTTGCTGGTGTTTGTTGAGTACGCCGAGTCCAACACCCCACTGCTGATAGAAGCCATCACCTTTGTGGACAACAAGAGAG GCTGCAAGCCATGGTCCAATACGATGGAGATCTTACATGAGAAGGATGGAGtggacacagagctgctggtctACGCCATGACCCTCATCAACAAG ACGCTTGCAGCACTGCCTGACCAGGATTCATTCTATGATATGGTGGACGGCCTGGAGGAACAGGGCATGGAGACAGTGTCTCAAAGACACCTGGGGCGGAAGGGCACCGATCTAGACTTGGTCGAGCAGCTCAACATCTATGAG ATGACCCTACGGCATGAAGACGGCGACGATGACAGCCAGCCTCCACCAATGGGTCGCCGGGACCGTCGGCGAGTCAGCCTTGGAGGGGGGGACAAAAAGCGTGGCCTGGAGAGAAGGCGGAGCCGCAGGGCCTCTCTTGGCCGCTCCGGTCACGCCTCCCCCTGCAGCCCCGCGTCTCCACAGAGAGCCGGCTTCCAGCCTTTCAGTGGACAGAGAGCTGAGGACATGAGcgagag CCCGGCTACACATCTTCCGTCCATAGCTCACCGATCAACCCTCCAGTCCATCACCATCACTTCCAGAAAGGAGAATATAAAAGAGGAGGAGCGCAGTAGTCGGACTGAACCACCTTCAGCACCCACCCTCTGCTCCCCATctacccccacctcctctcttcccaTCTCCTCCCCTCTCAGCCCCCCAGCCCAACCCTCCCTCCTGGCCTCCCTGCTGGCCAGGAAGAGGTCCATCGTCACCGTCCCGGCCACAAAGGAGATCAGCCCGCCATTGCGCGGCAGCTCCCGTCCCTCACCGGACCGCCTGCCCTACCTGCCCCACTCACCTTTCCACCTCTTTTCCTACGACCTCGATGAGGAGCCCTCGCCCCCACCTCCAGCCAGACCCAGTGAGGAGCCACCCAAAACAACGTCTCCCAG GAATGGAGGTGTCATGTCCTATTCCTCTCTCAGCACCCCCAGTACGCCCACTAGCTCCAG GCCTGCTTTGGGAggtcttctgtcctcctcctaCAGACAACACCAGGAATCTCTGGCAGCTGAGCGAGAGCGCCGCCgcgtggagagagaggagagactgcagaggatagagagagaggagaggaacaagCACAG TCGCGACTATGTGGATAAAATGGAAGAGGCCAGACTTGCGCGGGAGGAAAG GTATAAGAACGTGGAGCGTCTGGCAGCAGAGGAGTACGAGAGGGACCGTGTCCGGGTGTCGAGGACTCGCCCTGACCTCAACCTCACCTTTGAACCCTCGGAGGCCTGGCCCTCGTCATCACGCAGCAGCACCCCATCCTCCTTCGCCTCCCAGGAGGACGCAGAGGCTGACCTTGAAGCCAGGACCCCCGCCACCCCCTACACGCCCTCTGAGACTG GAGAGGCCGATGACTCCAGTGCCAGTGTAGaaacagaggacaaagaggccgctgctgaagaggaggaagaacagagagaggaggaagtacAGGAGGAAGCAGTggcagaaaaggaggaggaaggcgaGGAGTGTGGGCAGGaaccagagaaggagaaagaggaggcagaggaagacagcgGCATCCTGAGCGACAAAGAACGACAGAATGAGGAAGTGAATGAGAAGGACAACTGCTCGGCGTCCAGCATCTCCTCTGCCAGCAGCActctggagagggaggagaaggggagcaATGAGAATG GCtttaaggaggaggaggaggtgaacgAACAGTGCAGCAAACTCCTCAACAGCAAGCTCTTCATGCTGGACATGCTGTACTCCCAGAACAAGAAGCccagtgatgaggaggaggaagaagaggatgcagagaaggagaaagagaaagagcaagaaaaagaagagggagagggagaggacaaaGAAACCCGGGAGGACGCAGACACGCAACTGGGAGAAGAACAGAAGAGCCACAACAAGGCTGACAATTCAGACCACCGCGGGACCATCCGACCATTCGCGGAGCGGTTCGGAGACTTGATCAAGGACCTTGTTTCGCCCCACCCTCACCTGGAATGCCCAGCCAAcgagcctcctcctccccaacCCAAAAAGGAATCGGACACGATCTGGGACCAGCTCCTGGCCAGCCCTCGAGAGCTGCGCATCGGGGACATCAACTTCACCGACCTGACGGACGACGATGACAAGGACATTCTGGATGCTGTTTTGATGGGAGGATGCGGGGACCTCCCgcctccaccgcctcctccaCCCTTCATCCCCCGCTTGCCTCCACCCCCTCCCATGCTAGGCAgctgccccccaccccctcccttgATTGGGATTATgaggcctcctcctcccccttttcttAATGCCTCAGTTCCAGTGCCTCCTCCCCCCGAGCCGCCTCTCttcaacaagaagaagaagacaatcCGGCTCTTCTGGAGCGAG GTGCATCCCACAGACTCTCAGTACATGCACTACAAGCGGAGTGGAGACTCACTGTGGTCCAAACTGGAACCAGTGAAGTTGGACACAGCCAAACTGGAACACCTGTTTGAGTCAAAATCAAAGGAAATACCAGTAACAAAG aaaacagcagcagatggcaAGCGTCAGGAGATCATCGTTTTGGATTCCAAGAGGAGTAATGCCATCAACATCGGTCTGACAGTGCTGCCCCCTCCTCGCACTATCAAGACGGCCATCCTTAACTTTGACGAGTACGCGCTCAACAAGGAGGGCATAGAG AAAATCCTGACCATGATccccacagaggaggagaagcagaagatCCAGGAGGCCCAGCTGGCCAACCCTGACATCCCGCTGGGCTCAGCAGAGCAGTTCCTCCTCACACTGTCCTCCATCAGCGAGCTCTCCGCCAGGCTCCAGCTCTGGGCCTTCAAGATGGACTACGAGGCAACAGAGAAG GAAGTAGCAGAGCCGCTGCAAGATCTGAAGGAGGGTATGGAACAGCTGGAGAAGAACAAAACGCTACGCTACATCCTCTCCACGCTGCTCTCTATCGGAAACTTCCTCAACGGCACCAAC GCTAAAGGCTTCGAGATGACGTATTTGGAGAAGGTTCCAGAGGTGAAGGACACGGTTCACAAGCAGTCTCTGCTGCATCACGCCTGCTCCGTGGTGGTGGAGAACTTCCCTCAGAGCACTGACCTCTACTCCGAGATCGGAGCCATCACGCGATCTGCAAAG GTGGATTTCGACCAGCTGCAGGAGAATCTGTGTCAGATGGAGCGGCGCTGCAAAGCCTCATGGGACCACCTAAAGGTGATTGCCAAGCATGAGATGAAGCCCCAGCTGAAGCAGAAGATGTCTGACTTCCTCAAAGACTGTGCTGAGAGGATTATCATCCTCAAGATTGTTCACCGCAGGATCATCAACAG GTTCCACTCGTTCCTGCTGTTCCTCGGCCATCCAGCCTACAGCGTGAGAGAGATCAGCGTCCACAGGTTCAGTAAAATCCTCAGCGAGTTTGCGCTGGAGTACCGGACCACACGAGACCGcgtgctgcagcagaaacagaaacgAGCCGACCACCGCGAACGCAACAAAACCCGTGGGAAGATGATCATGGACGTGAACGCTCCT tctgatgatgaagaggagagtgaG TGTGGTCGGTATGGCTCCAGCAGCAACACCAGCGCCCCCAGTGGTAGCCAGGAGAGCGAGCAGCCTCAGGGTCTGGGCCACTCTGAGGACGCTGCAGAGCATGAGCACATGAAGGCCGTGTTGAGAACCAGCCTCAGTGGTGGGGACAAGGAGGCCAGCGGAGTACCGGGGCTTCGGACGCGGACAAGATCCCGGCCTGGACGGGGAG GTCGCAGTATGCAGGCATGGACGCCACCCGTGGAGGACACTCAGATCTGTGGAGACGACGCTGCAGACGAGATCATGGAGCGTATAGTGAGGTCGGCCACTCAAGGTCCAGGAACCAGAGCCCAGCCccgagagaggaggaggtccaGGGCCAACCGCAAGTCCT TGAGGCGGACTCTGAAGAACGGCCTGACCCCAGAGGAAGCGCTCGCTTTAGGACTAACCGATTCTCCGGATACATAA